One part of the Paramormyrops kingsleyae isolate MSU_618 chromosome 2, PKINGS_0.4, whole genome shotgun sequence genome encodes these proteins:
- the LOC111836474 gene encoding hydroxycarboxylic acid receptor 2-like: MIGNGVALWIFCFCLKPWKSSTVFLFNLALADFLLNVILPFRASYYLMGRDWIFGDIFCRISLFMLAMNRCGSILFLTAVAVDRFLRVVHPHHPLNSMSVRKTVGAACAIWALTISQTAHLVFDMHITPSGNSTQCESFQICEKSTFYFTWHKSIFVFSFYLPLAIILFCTIRIITQLKNRQMDKDQRIRRTLRFIIVVVVVFFLCFFPSNLTQVVIWIKVTFYPGNCEDYMVLQTLFFYTISLTYLNSTLDPIVYYFYSPIFKKICQKQLKRLWKKAEVPAEEDQTRDTGSQTLTQL; encoded by the coding sequence ATGATAGGCAATGGTGTGGCTCTCTGGATCTTCTGCTTTTGCCTAAAACCTTGGAAAAGCAGCACCGTCTTCCTCTTCAATCTTGCCCTTGCTGACTTTCTCCTGAACGTGATCCTGCCTTTCCGTGCCAGCTACTACCTGATGGGGAGAGACTGGATCTTCGGGGATATCTTCTGCCGCATCTCCCTCTTCATGCTGGCCATGAACCGCTGTGGCAGCATCCTGTTCCTGACAGCAGTGGCTGTAGACCGGTTCCTGCGGGTGGTTCACCCACACCACCCTCTCAATTCGATGTCTGTCCGAAAGACCGTGGGTGCTGCCTGTGCGATCTGGGCGCTGACCATCTCCCAGACAGCCCACCTGGTATTCGACATGCACATCACCCCTAGTGGGAACTCAACCCAGTGCGAGAGCTTCCAGATTTGCGAAAAATCCACTTTTTATTTTACCTGGCACAAGTCTATCTTCGTCTTCTCCTTTTACCTGCCTCTGGCCATAATCCTGTTCTGCACCATCCGGATCATCACACAGCTGAAGAACAGGCAGATGGACAAGGACCAAAGGATCAGGAGGACACTTCGCTTCATCATTGTGGTAGTAGTGGTGTTTTTCTTATGCTTCTTTCCCAGCAACCTGACCCAGGTGGTCATCTGGATCAAAGTCACCTTCTACCCTGGAAACTGTGAAGACTACATGGTCCTGCAAACACTCTTTTTCTACACAATCAGCTTGACTTACCTCAACAGCACATTAGATCCCATTGTCTACTATTTCTACAGCCCGATATTCAAGAAGATCTGCCAGAAGCAGTTGAAGCGGCTGTGGAAGAAAGCAGAGGTACCTGCAGAGGAAGATCAAACGCGAGACACAGGCTCTCAGACACTTACTCAGCTGTGA